One Apodemus sylvaticus chromosome 16, mApoSyl1.1, whole genome shotgun sequence genomic region harbors:
- the Smim15 gene encoding small integral membrane protein 15: MLDIKAWAEYVVEWAAKDPYGFLTTVVLALTPLFLASAVLSWKLAKMIEAREKEQKKKQKRQENIAKAKRLKKD; the protein is encoded by the coding sequence ATGCTCGACATAAAGGCTTGGGCGGAGTATGTCGTGGAGTGGGCTGCAAAGGACCCGTATGGCTTCCTTACCACAGTTGTCCTGGCGCTCACGCCACTGTTCCTAGCTAGTGCTGTGCTGTCCTGGAAGTTGGCCAAGATGATTGAAGCCAGAGAAAAGgagcagaagaagaaacaaaaacggCAAGAAAACATCGCCAAAGCGAAACGACTGAAGAAGGATTGA